One region of Demequina sp. TMPB413 genomic DNA includes:
- a CDS encoding ATP-binding cassette domain-containing protein: MNAPPLLRMNKISKSFGAVQALVDVDFEVKHHEIVALVGDNAAGKSTLARVIAGVYEPDRGTIRINGEAVTLPRTAVAQAKGIATVFQGLALAENLDVTANIFLGREIREHGLLAEELMETLARDYLERLNARIPSPRTPVSNLSAGQRQCVAIARTLVGDPQLIVLDEPTASLSVAQTAEVLTHIQSLRSLGLGVVFISHNLTDVRAVADRIDVLRHGRLNGSFTAPHDAYEEIIAAITGATTVRI, from the coding sequence ATGAACGCACCGCCGCTGCTGCGTATGAACAAGATCTCCAAGTCCTTCGGGGCCGTCCAAGCCCTCGTCGATGTCGACTTCGAAGTCAAGCACCATGAGATCGTCGCGCTCGTGGGCGACAACGCGGCGGGCAAGTCGACGCTTGCGCGAGTCATTGCGGGCGTTTACGAGCCCGATCGCGGCACCATCCGCATCAATGGAGAAGCGGTCACCCTGCCTCGCACAGCCGTCGCCCAAGCCAAAGGGATCGCCACCGTGTTCCAAGGGTTGGCGCTTGCGGAGAACCTGGACGTCACCGCGAACATCTTCTTGGGACGCGAGATTCGGGAACACGGTCTGCTCGCGGAAGAACTCATGGAGACCCTCGCCCGCGACTACCTTGAGCGCCTCAATGCGCGAATCCCCTCGCCCCGCACGCCCGTGTCAAACCTGTCGGCTGGGCAGCGCCAATGCGTCGCCATCGCGAGGACCCTCGTGGGAGATCCTCAACTCATCGTGCTTGACGAGCCCACCGCGTCGCTTTCTGTTGCTCAGACGGCCGAAGTCCTCACACACATTCAGAGCCTGCGGAGCCTTGGGCTAGGGGTCGTATTCATCAGTCACAACCTCACGGACGTCCGTGCCGTCGCCGACCGCATCGACGTCTTGAGGCATGGCAGGCTCAATGGCTCCTTCACCGCGCCCCACGACGCTTACGAGGAGATCATCGCCGCCATCACGGGCGCCACCACCGTGCGCATATGA
- a CDS encoding phosphotransferase encodes MAASHLVAHDALRRGPDERAQMLRRIGVSKIIWDWRDEHLAAFETELDALRRHHVDLAGVWTPLPMPAYEEPDYASRFGVVPGAIKTLITEAARRGHSPDLWTQIGFGQPGAPAVMSPEVHAAEVSRAADHLSGLARLARGHGMCVVLTNHGGWAGEPRTLVDVVKELARRGLGNVGIGLRLQHAHHLIADLDHHLKVMNEHLVAVMLSGADAGAELTGRVILPFGAGSRDRWVTHALLESGWRGQLAIHAVGQDDSEARLLDSLDGWEWSVDRFLRHPRPRPTPRILEPTWPPREDWAGRAVAAARRDHAVGALAGVPAPAAAARAMSQLPAVAHAAPAAAAPDAPVQTPRVPTPYGQQAPPRQPARTASAAAYFHPPAATRQDVAPPAPASRPTPPTPSSSPVQADRPTSPALPPSRATAPTPPAPMPHRSARSLPPAPTSPPIPPSRIDLGPTRRQRRAAREEHERTAREATKADRRAQREAARLPERIGHRDVRMIAPDPYTGAIHALLLHLEESGFTGAPRSFGWDDRGRHLVEFVPGMRADHPHAPEDALNPARIGRFMRAMHDALESFEPPDYALWFDGLPPPGGDLIVHHDIAPSNIVVRGDGRLVAIDWDAAGPGTRLWDVAYAAHAFAPLYQADADIAEASRRLRGLVDGYGLDDAERLALVPLLAMRSKRMYDYLDKMRATGVSPWTDLWERGIGTVWQADAQWIRDHSDVWERALLS; translated from the coding sequence ATGGCCGCAAGCCACCTGGTCGCCCATGACGCCCTGCGTCGCGGCCCCGATGAGCGCGCCCAGATGCTACGCCGCATCGGCGTGAGCAAAATCATCTGGGACTGGCGAGACGAACATCTGGCCGCATTCGAGACCGAACTCGACGCCCTGCGCAGACACCACGTCGACCTCGCCGGAGTCTGGACCCCGCTGCCCATGCCAGCCTACGAAGAGCCCGACTACGCCAGCCGCTTCGGCGTCGTCCCTGGCGCCATCAAGACCCTCATCACCGAGGCGGCGCGCCGCGGGCACTCGCCGGATCTGTGGACCCAGATCGGTTTCGGCCAACCTGGTGCTCCCGCCGTCATGTCGCCCGAGGTTCACGCGGCCGAGGTGAGCCGCGCAGCCGATCATCTCTCTGGCCTTGCGCGGCTCGCGCGCGGCCATGGAATGTGCGTGGTGCTCACCAATCACGGCGGGTGGGCTGGCGAGCCGCGCACCCTGGTCGATGTGGTGAAGGAGCTCGCGCGCCGCGGCCTTGGCAACGTGGGCATTGGCCTGAGGCTCCAGCACGCGCACCACCTGATCGCCGACCTCGACCACCACCTCAAGGTCATGAACGAACACCTCGTGGCCGTCATGCTGAGCGGCGCCGACGCGGGGGCTGAGTTGACGGGCCGCGTCATCTTGCCTTTTGGCGCGGGCAGCAGAGATCGCTGGGTCACTCACGCCTTGCTCGAGTCGGGTTGGCGTGGGCAACTCGCCATCCACGCCGTCGGTCAAGACGACTCGGAGGCCAGGCTGTTGGACAGCCTTGACGGTTGGGAGTGGTCGGTCGACCGCTTCCTGAGGCATCCCAGGCCACGGCCGACGCCGCGGATTCTCGAGCCGACGTGGCCACCTCGCGAGGACTGGGCTGGCAGGGCAGTGGCCGCCGCGAGAAGAGACCATGCGGTCGGCGCTCTGGCAGGGGTCCCGGCACCGGCGGCGGCCGCCCGAGCCATGAGCCAGCTTCCTGCCGTAGCGCACGCGGCCCCCGCGGCAGCCGCTCCTGACGCACCCGTGCAAACGCCACGGGTGCCGACTCCATATGGCCAGCAGGCACCTCCTCGCCAACCCGCACGGACGGCTTCGGCCGCCGCGTACTTTCACCCACCGGCGGCGACACGCCAGGACGTGGCACCACCCGCCCCGGCCTCCCGGCCGACGCCACCCACACCGTCATCGTCACCCGTCCAGGCCGACCGTCCGACCTCGCCCGCACTTCCGCCATCCCGCGCCACCGCGCCAACACCGCCCGCGCCAATGCCGCACCGTTCTGCGCGGTCCCTTCCTCCCGCGCCCACGTCCCCTCCTATCCCCCCTTCTCGCATCGACCTTGGCCCCACGCGCCGCCAGCGCCGCGCCGCTCGCGAAGAGCACGAGCGCACCGCTCGCGAGGCAACGAAGGCCGACCGCCGCGCCCAGCGCGAGGCGGCACGCCTGCCAGAGCGCATCGGGCATCGGGACGTGCGCATGATCGCTCCCGATCCGTACACGGGCGCGATTCACGCGCTGCTGCTTCACCTCGAAGAGTCAGGGTTCACGGGCGCGCCGCGCTCTTTCGGTTGGGACGACAGGGGCCGGCACCTCGTCGAGTTCGTACCAGGAATGAGGGCGGATCACCCGCACGCCCCAGAGGACGCGCTGAACCCCGCGCGCATCGGCCGCTTCATGCGCGCCATGCACGATGCCCTTGAAAGCTTCGAACCGCCCGACTACGCGCTGTGGTTCGATGGCCTTCCCCCGCCAGGTGGCGACCTGATCGTCCATCACGACATCGCGCCCTCGAACATTGTGGTGCGCGGGGACGGCAGGCTCGTGGCGATCGACTGGGATGCGGCTGGGCCAGGCACCCGCTTGTGGGACGTGGCCTACGCGGCACACGCTTTCGCTCCGCTGTACCAAGCTGACGCCGATATCGCCGAGGCCTCCAGGCGGTTGCGCGGGCTCGTCGACGGCTATGGCCTTGACGACGCCGAGCGCCTGGCGTTGGTCCCGCTGCTGGCCATGCGCTCGAAGCGCATGTACGACTACCTGGACAAGATGCGTGCCACGGGCGTGTCTCCTTGGACGGACCTGTGGGAGCGCGGCATCGGCACCGTGTGGCAGGCGGACGCCCAGTGGATCAGGGACCACTCCGACGTCTGGGAGCGCGCGCTACTGAGCTAG
- a CDS encoding MerR family transcriptional regulator, whose protein sequence is MRIGELAHQTGLTTKTIRYYEQIGLMHEPDRHANGYRKYGDYAVERLRSVRDAQAAGLTLAEAGEILGMKAAGESTCSHTTEILSRHLADVDAQIDRLLATRNELRAMAERAEALDPSSCNDPARCQVIGATAAQEGLRPRPASHQRLLPLA, encoded by the coding sequence ATGCGCATCGGCGAACTGGCTCACCAGACGGGCCTCACCACCAAGACCATCCGCTACTACGAGCAGATCGGTCTCATGCACGAGCCTGATCGGCATGCGAACGGCTACCGGAAATACGGAGATTATGCCGTCGAGCGCCTGCGTTCTGTTCGCGACGCCCAAGCGGCCGGACTCACCCTTGCCGAGGCTGGAGAGATTCTCGGCATGAAGGCTGCCGGCGAGTCCACGTGCAGCCACACCACGGAGATCCTTTCCCGCCATCTCGCCGACGTTGACGCGCAGATCGACCGGTTGCTGGCCACGCGCAATGAGCTGCGCGCCATGGCGGAGCGGGCCGAAGCCCTGGATCCGTCATCGTGCAACGACCCTGCTCGCTGCCAGGTCATCGGCGCCACGGCTGCGCAAGAAGGCTTGCGGCCGAGGCCTGCCTCTCACCAACGATTGCTCCCGCTCGCTTAG
- a CDS encoding ROK family transcriptional regulator has protein sequence MAGHVLSSGSQSALREANSARLLAAVRRFGGITQVELAEATGLSPATVSTIVKQLLAAGIVETRTTTRSGRRAQFVTLAHKSGLLIGAHIGSRALRLAVADSRFEILANRTLPLPSDHRLDTTLDRTALLAMELVDGLGSTTSEILGVGIGLPAPVDPERGMILDEGLMKGWADVPIADVVSARIAAPVAVDNDANLSALGETRFGAAKGFRDVLYVWASYGTGAGLIIGGEVHRGARGNAGEIGHTLVDPQGPICKCGSRGCLDTLVGAQALIDSLRISRGPMSLHDLVELASSGDPGCRQVVADAGAAIGVAAANLAVAFDPEVVVVGGDLAQADAILLDPIRAAMNRRVLISRTEPLEVRQGELGTLAPVHGALARAADLSHVPGGR, from the coding sequence GTGGCGGGACACGTGCTGTCGTCAGGGTCGCAGTCGGCACTGCGCGAGGCGAATAGCGCCCGCCTGCTGGCGGCCGTGCGACGATTCGGCGGAATCACTCAAGTGGAGCTCGCAGAGGCCACTGGTTTGTCCCCCGCAACCGTCTCCACCATCGTCAAGCAACTCCTTGCCGCTGGCATCGTCGAGACTCGCACCACCACCCGCAGCGGCAGGCGCGCACAGTTCGTCACGCTCGCTCACAAGTCGGGCCTGCTCATCGGAGCGCACATCGGGAGCCGCGCCTTGAGGTTGGCCGTCGCCGATTCTCGCTTCGAGATCCTCGCCAACCGGACGCTCCCGCTCCCGTCAGACCATCGTCTCGACACCACGCTCGACCGCACCGCTCTGCTCGCGATGGAGCTAGTGGACGGGCTTGGCTCCACGACGTCGGAGATCCTCGGCGTCGGCATCGGCCTGCCAGCACCTGTCGACCCTGAGCGCGGCATGATCCTCGATGAGGGCCTCATGAAGGGCTGGGCCGACGTGCCCATCGCGGACGTAGTGAGCGCGCGCATCGCCGCACCCGTCGCCGTCGACAACGACGCCAACCTGAGCGCACTTGGCGAGACGCGCTTCGGCGCGGCCAAAGGGTTCCGCGATGTGTTGTACGTCTGGGCGTCTTACGGCACTGGCGCCGGACTCATCATTGGCGGAGAGGTCCACCGTGGTGCGCGAGGCAACGCGGGCGAGATTGGGCACACCCTCGTCGACCCGCAGGGGCCCATCTGCAAGTGCGGGAGCCGTGGTTGCCTGGACACTCTGGTGGGCGCGCAAGCGCTCATCGATTCGCTTCGCATCAGCCGCGGGCCGATGTCGCTGCACGACCTCGTGGAGCTCGCCTCCTCAGGAGACCCCGGATGCAGGCAGGTCGTCGCCGACGCCGGTGCCGCGATCGGTGTCGCGGCGGCAAACCTTGCGGTCGCCTTCGATCCTGAAGTCGTCGTCGTCGGAGGGGACCTGGCTCAGGCGGACGCCATTCTGCTCGACCCCATCCGCGCCGCGATGAATCGCCGCGTTCTCATCTCCAGAACAGAGCCGCTCGAAGTACGCCAAGGCGAGCTCGGCACGCTCGCACCAGTTCACGGGGCGCTTGCTCGGGCCGCGGATCTGTCGCACGTCCCCGGTGGTCGATGA
- a CDS encoding aspartate/glutamate racemase family protein, translating to MRTSPRKIGLLGGITWHSTLEYERLIHEGVAEALPGQTADLLIRHYNFGDIAETQAAGDWDALGALFAADAQWLVAGGAEAILICANTMHIVAPAVEDAVDVPVIHMIDETAKAITAAGLDTVALLGTGFTMRMPFYRDRMARHGVTTVVPDEPDLQAIHDLVYTELARGLVTPAGRELARRVTSETLARGAQGVIAGCTEIPMVLTAEDVDVPYFDALALHAKAAVDFSLAG from the coding sequence ATGCGCACCTCACCTCGCAAGATCGGTCTGCTCGGCGGCATCACGTGGCACTCGACGCTCGAGTATGAGCGGCTCATCCACGAGGGAGTCGCCGAGGCACTGCCAGGCCAGACGGCTGACCTTCTGATCCGCCACTACAACTTCGGCGACATCGCCGAGACTCAGGCGGCTGGCGACTGGGACGCGCTCGGTGCCCTGTTCGCGGCCGACGCCCAGTGGCTCGTCGCGGGAGGCGCAGAGGCCATCCTCATTTGCGCCAACACGATGCACATCGTCGCCCCGGCAGTCGAGGACGCGGTCGACGTGCCAGTGATCCACATGATCGACGAGACTGCGAAGGCGATTACTGCAGCCGGACTCGACACCGTCGCTCTCTTGGGCACCGGTTTCACCATGCGGATGCCGTTCTATCGAGACCGGATGGCGCGCCACGGAGTCACCACCGTCGTGCCCGACGAGCCCGACCTCCAGGCGATCCACGACCTCGTCTACACCGAACTCGCGCGCGGCCTCGTGACCCCTGCGGGCCGCGAACTCGCGCGCCGAGTCACATCAGAGACCCTCGCACGCGGAGCCCAGGGCGTGATCGCCGGCTGCACCGAGATACCCATGGTGCTGACTGCGGAGGACGTTGACGTTCCCTACTTCGATGCCCTCGCCCTTCACGCCAAGGCTGCTGTCGACTTCTCGCTCGCGGGCTAG
- a CDS encoding cation-translocating P-type ATPase, producing MTATDAESHTINLAVGGMTCAGCASTIQRGLAVLPGVEGADVNVATRRATVNVDGTIDPAELEDMMRAAIAGLGYQVLTPAKGETAQPGADVMSLADEHAAHRSADAARIADYRRRFIVGAVLTIPTVLLSMVPAWQFAGWEWVMAALATPVVFYSGWQFHRSTVMSARHRATTMDTLVTVGSVAAWTWSMVVLLRGTGHVYFETAAVIVSLIVLGKWLEVRSTAHAGDAIRALSARQSSTATLEDGTVISRDDLGLGMRFIVRPGETIATDGLVVEGEAAVDASLITGESAPVAARPGTEVVGGTVAADGSLTVEATRVGAETMLAQIARMVDEAQTGKARIQRLADRIASVFVPIVMVLSVSTLVGWLLATGDVDQAFTAAVAVLIISCPCALGLATPLAIMVGVGRGAQMGVLIRGPQVLEDTRELHTVVLDKTGTVTEGRMALLAEHAPDLDADQAARLFDAAASVEARSEHPIAKAIADAHERKLLIKGFRSSPGRGVTATVRGLELPGADAAEDAMTDVTVGSRRLFDVLPAALASWADAQEESGATVVFVGRAAPLSGGLLGGAADAVPTRSALAAEGAIAVRDTVKATSREAIDGLKALGLDVVLLTGDNERAARAVGAELGIDSVIAEVLPGDKSEVVVGLQKGGRRVVMVGDGVNDSPALVQADVGIAIGTGADVAREASDLTLVTGDLRGVADAIRLARKTLGTIRGNLFWAFAYNVVAIPLAAAGLLNPMIAAGAMGASSLFVVGNSLRLRRFRARA from the coding sequence ATGACCGCCACCGATGCCGAGTCGCACACGATCAATCTCGCCGTTGGCGGCATGACGTGTGCCGGTTGCGCCTCCACGATTCAGCGCGGCCTCGCGGTACTTCCAGGAGTCGAGGGTGCGGACGTCAACGTGGCCACCCGCCGCGCCACGGTCAACGTGGACGGCACGATCGACCCCGCAGAGCTCGAGGACATGATGAGGGCCGCGATCGCGGGCCTCGGCTATCAGGTGCTCACTCCGGCAAAGGGCGAGACCGCCCAGCCCGGCGCCGACGTCATGTCGCTGGCCGACGAACACGCCGCTCACCGCAGCGCCGATGCCGCGCGCATCGCCGACTACCGCCGCCGCTTCATCGTCGGCGCGGTTCTCACGATTCCCACGGTCCTGCTCTCGATGGTGCCCGCGTGGCAGTTCGCTGGCTGGGAATGGGTGATGGCCGCGCTCGCGACCCCTGTGGTGTTCTACAGCGGTTGGCAGTTCCACCGCTCGACCGTGATGTCCGCACGCCACCGCGCCACGACGATGGACACGCTCGTGACCGTCGGCTCGGTCGCGGCGTGGACCTGGTCGATGGTGGTTCTCCTGCGGGGCACAGGGCACGTCTACTTCGAGACGGCAGCCGTGATCGTCTCCCTCATCGTGTTGGGTAAGTGGCTCGAAGTCCGCTCGACGGCGCATGCCGGAGACGCGATCCGTGCCCTCAGCGCCCGCCAGAGCTCGACCGCGACCCTGGAAGACGGCACCGTCATCAGCCGCGACGACTTAGGGCTCGGCATGCGCTTCATCGTGCGCCCGGGCGAGACGATCGCCACGGACGGCCTGGTGGTCGAGGGCGAGGCCGCGGTCGATGCGTCGCTCATCACGGGGGAGTCCGCGCCCGTCGCCGCGCGCCCCGGCACCGAGGTGGTGGGCGGCACGGTCGCGGCCGACGGCTCGCTCACCGTTGAGGCCACCAGGGTTGGTGCGGAGACGATGCTTGCGCAGATCGCCCGGATGGTGGACGAGGCGCAGACAGGCAAGGCCCGCATTCAACGGCTCGCCGACCGCATCGCCTCCGTCTTCGTCCCCATCGTCATGGTGCTGTCGGTGAGCACGCTCGTCGGCTGGCTACTCGCGACGGGAGACGTCGACCAAGCATTCACCGCGGCGGTCGCAGTGCTCATCATCTCGTGCCCCTGCGCGCTTGGCCTTGCCACCCCGCTTGCCATCATGGTCGGCGTGGGCAGAGGGGCGCAGATGGGCGTGCTGATCCGCGGCCCCCAGGTTCTTGAAGACACGCGCGAGCTGCACACCGTGGTGCTCGACAAGACCGGCACCGTCACGGAGGGTCGGATGGCCCTGCTCGCCGAGCACGCTCCTGACCTCGATGCTGATCAGGCGGCCCGGCTGTTTGACGCCGCGGCTTCCGTGGAAGCCCGCTCGGAACACCCCATCGCCAAGGCCATCGCCGACGCCCACGAGCGCAAGCTGCTCATCAAGGGTTTCAGGTCCTCGCCAGGGCGAGGTGTCACGGCAACCGTGCGCGGCCTCGAACTTCCTGGCGCCGACGCTGCCGAGGACGCGATGACGGACGTCACGGTGGGCTCGCGCAGGCTCTTCGACGTCCTGCCAGCCGCTCTCGCCTCCTGGGCAGATGCCCAGGAGGAATCCGGAGCCACCGTCGTCTTTGTCGGCAGAGCAGCGCCCCTTTCCGGCGGCCTCCTTGGCGGTGCGGCCGACGCTGTGCCGACGCGCTCGGCGCTCGCCGCTGAGGGAGCGATCGCCGTACGAGACACGGTCAAGGCCACGTCCCGCGAGGCGATCGACGGCCTGAAGGCTCTCGGTCTCGACGTCGTGCTGCTCACCGGTGACAACGAGCGCGCCGCCCGCGCCGTCGGCGCCGAACTGGGTATCGACAGCGTCATCGCGGAGGTGCTACCAGGTGACAAGTCAGAGGTGGTGGTGGGCCTGCAGAAGGGCGGCCGCCGCGTGGTCATGGTGGGCGACGGGGTCAACGACTCGCCCGCCCTCGTCCAGGCGGACGTCGGCATCGCGATTGGCACCGGCGCCGACGTCGCCCGTGAGGCCTCCGACCTCACCTTGGTGACGGGCGACTTGCGAGGCGTCGCCGATGCGATCCGCCTGGCCCGCAAGACTCTCGGCACCATCCGCGGCAACCTGTTCTGGGCCTTCGCCTACAACGTCGTCGCGATCCCGTTGGCGGCCGCGGGGCTGCTCAACCCGATGATCGCCGCTGGTGCGATGGGCGCGTCAAGTCTGTTCGTCGTCGGCAATTCGCTGCGACTGCGCCGCTTCCGAGCGCGCGCGTAA
- a CDS encoding O-succinylhomoserine sulfhydrylase: protein MTDDASPAVPSPPTTLRPDTLAVRGGLHRTAFDEMSEPLFLTQGYIYPNAANAEAAFAGEIERYQYSRYGNPTVTTFEERLALIEGADACFATATGMAAVFVSLASILRQGSRLVAARALFGSSLAVFNEYFAEWGIQVDYVDAHVNADWERALATPADAIYVESPTNPMQDVVDIPFVAALAKKAGALFIVDNVFATPVGQKPLELGADAVVYSATKHIDGQGRVLGGAVLGSSEYINGPVRTMVRTIGSTMSPFAAWVLAKSLETLSIRVKAMAASAVDLAAWLDAHPQVAVTRYPLLPSHPQYERAASQMTLGGTLVTIDIALPEDVDPHGDEAKAAAFRFMDALQVIDISNNLGDAKSIATHPATTTHRKLGVEGRAAVGMSAATVRLSIGLEDVEDLREDLARALEAV from the coding sequence ATGACAGACGACGCGTCCCCCGCCGTTCCCTCCCCGCCAACCACTCTTCGTCCCGACACCCTCGCCGTGCGCGGCGGGCTGCATCGGACCGCCTTCGACGAGATGTCGGAGCCGCTGTTTCTCACGCAGGGCTACATCTACCCCAATGCCGCGAACGCTGAGGCCGCGTTTGCAGGCGAGATCGAGCGCTACCAGTACAGCCGGTACGGCAACCCGACCGTGACGACGTTTGAGGAGCGGTTGGCGCTCATCGAAGGTGCTGATGCCTGCTTCGCTACTGCCACCGGAATGGCGGCGGTGTTCGTCTCCCTCGCCTCGATCCTTCGCCAGGGTTCACGCCTTGTCGCAGCACGTGCCTTGTTCGGCTCTTCCCTTGCGGTCTTCAACGAGTACTTCGCCGAGTGGGGTATCCAGGTCGACTACGTCGACGCCCACGTAAATGCCGATTGGGAGCGCGCGCTCGCCACCCCTGCCGATGCCATCTACGTGGAGTCCCCCACCAACCCGATGCAAGACGTGGTTGACATCCCGTTCGTGGCCGCGCTCGCCAAGAAGGCCGGGGCACTGTTCATCGTGGACAACGTGTTCGCCACGCCCGTCGGCCAGAAGCCCCTCGAGTTGGGCGCCGACGCCGTGGTGTACTCAGCGACCAAGCACATCGACGGCCAGGGCAGGGTGCTTGGCGGTGCAGTGCTCGGTTCGAGCGAGTACATCAACGGCCCTGTGCGCACGATGGTGCGCACGATTGGCTCGACGATGAGCCCCTTCGCGGCCTGGGTGCTCGCCAAGTCGCTCGAGACCCTATCGATCCGCGTCAAGGCGATGGCGGCGTCGGCCGTGGACCTGGCCGCGTGGCTTGACGCCCATCCCCAGGTCGCGGTCACGCGCTATCCCCTGCTGCCCTCGCATCCTCAGTACGAGCGCGCTGCGTCACAGATGACGCTCGGCGGCACGCTCGTCACGATCGACATCGCGCTACCCGAGGACGTCGACCCTCACGGCGATGAGGCCAAGGCCGCAGCGTTCCGCTTCATGGACGCGCTGCAGGTGATCGACATTTCGAACAACCTTGGCGACGCCAAGTCGATCGCGACGCACCCTGCGACTACTACTCACCGCAAGCTCGGCGTCGAGGGGCGCGCGGCCGTCGGCATGAGCGCTGCGACGGTGCGCCTCAGCATCGGACTTGAGGATGTCGAGGACCTGCGCGAAGACCTGGCACGCGCGCTCGAGGCCGTCTAG
- a CDS encoding heavy metal-associated domain-containing protein: MTTAHEIPSIDVTVEGMTCEGCASKVRSALTATDGVVDVDIDVASGRVAVHPDGSVDRGSLEFAIDGAVHDAGYRVVS; encoded by the coding sequence ATGACCACTGCCCATGAGATCCCCAGCATCGACGTCACCGTCGAGGGAATGACATGCGAAGGCTGCGCCAGCAAGGTCCGTTCGGCACTGACAGCCACCGACGGCGTCGTTGACGTCGACATCGATGTGGCGAGTGGACGCGTCGCCGTCCACCCCGACGGATCAGTGGACCGGGGCTCACTCGAATTCGCCATTGACGGCGCCGTGCACGACGCCGGCTACCGCGTGGTCTCCTAG